From a single Marinobacter sp. ANT_B65 genomic region:
- a CDS encoding cytosine permease: MQTNSDAVISDEDSALRPITRKEKTWGSFAIFNVWANDIQSLFGYTLVASLFISFGVSGWTAFIALIAAGLFVMCMVNLSGAAGERYGISYPVFARASMGTAGAKLPAILRAVVAVFWFGAQVYFVSTALALLIKSVTGAQYEAMFLGLSGVDWVAFLFVWGFHIFIFWRGMNWVEGFLNLAGPFVYAVMIALLIVLWNKSDGKLLSAAQTIFANLNATWKTEMSGFVAIFGTMVAYFAAVMINFSDFSRFAKDKQAMVVGNLWGLPMNMILFSALALLTTAGAAVVYGEAIINPTEIVERSDSVFLGIIAAITFFAATVGINLVANFIPAVNGIANLSPSTISFRKAGLITSGFALVIGGLWTAVISQIGIAGFVNTLGATLAPLFGILVVDYYVVRKQELSSVDLYSMEAGQYHYRKG, encoded by the coding sequence ATGCAAACTAACAGTGACGCGGTAATCAGCGACGAAGACAGCGCTCTGCGGCCCATAACCAGGAAGGAAAAAACCTGGGGCTCGTTCGCAATATTCAACGTGTGGGCCAACGATATTCAGTCTTTGTTTGGCTACACCCTGGTGGCATCTCTGTTTATTTCATTTGGTGTAAGCGGGTGGACTGCATTCATTGCTTTGATCGCGGCAGGCCTGTTCGTCATGTGCATGGTCAACCTGTCCGGCGCGGCAGGCGAACGTTATGGCATTTCCTATCCCGTATTTGCTCGCGCCAGTATGGGTACGGCAGGCGCCAAGTTGCCTGCGATTTTGCGTGCAGTTGTTGCAGTGTTCTGGTTTGGGGCGCAAGTCTACTTTGTCTCAACTGCTCTGGCATTGTTGATCAAGTCCGTAACAGGCGCTCAGTATGAAGCCATGTTCCTGGGTTTGAGCGGCGTCGACTGGGTGGCCTTCCTGTTCGTATGGGGTTTTCACATCTTTATCTTCTGGCGCGGTATGAACTGGGTTGAAGGCTTTTTGAACCTGGCGGGTCCGTTTGTGTATGCCGTGATGATTGCCTTGTTGATCGTGCTTTGGAATAAGTCAGACGGAAAGCTGCTTTCAGCGGCACAAACTATTTTTGCTAACCTCAATGCTACGTGGAAAACCGAGATGTCTGGTTTTGTTGCCATCTTTGGCACCATGGTGGCCTATTTTGCAGCGGTGATGATTAACTTCAGTGATTTTTCACGCTTTGCAAAAGACAAGCAGGCTATGGTCGTCGGCAACCTCTGGGGTTTGCCTATGAACATGATCCTATTCTCTGCCCTGGCTTTGCTCACCACTGCAGGCGCAGCGGTGGTCTATGGTGAGGCCATCATCAACCCCACTGAAATTGTGGAGCGTTCCGACAGTGTATTCCTGGGCATAATCGCAGCTATTACCTTCTTTGCCGCAACTGTTGGTATCAACCTGGTCGCCAACTTCATTCCTGCGGTTAACGGTATTGCCAATTTGTCTCCATCGACCATCAGTTTTCGTAAGGCTGGTCTGATTACATCGGGGTTTGCGCTGGTGATTGGGGGGCTGTGGACTGCGGTGATCAGCCAGATAGGTATTGCTGGTTTTGTAAATACGCTGGGCGCGACCCTGGCTCCGCTGTTCGGTATTTTGGTTGTTGATTACTACGTAGTACGTAAACAAGAACTTAGCAGTGTGGACCTCTACAGCATGGAAGCTGGCCAGTACCACTACCGGAAAGGCTGA
- a CDS encoding zf-TFIIB domain-containing protein has protein sequence MKCPKCRNVDLKPTKLEDGLPVMGCPECSGSLLSLLYYRDWAERNVPVEKVDETEGEVLVDNDTATALSCPKCSKLMTKYSIASQHKNRIDLCGFCDESWLDGSEWKLLKSLELAHRLPKVFTDQWQRNVRAEKMEAMKIERLRRVVGQSDSDKAVEIKSWLKDHDNKAAIIQFIGSD, from the coding sequence ATGAAGTGTCCAAAATGTCGGAATGTAGACCTGAAACCTACTAAATTAGAAGACGGCCTTCCGGTTATGGGTTGCCCCGAGTGTTCAGGTTCCTTGTTGTCTCTGCTTTACTATCGAGACTGGGCTGAAAGAAATGTGCCGGTTGAAAAAGTTGATGAAACTGAAGGCGAGGTGTTGGTAGATAATGACACGGCGACGGCTCTTTCATGCCCTAAATGCAGCAAGTTGATGACAAAATATTCAATTGCAAGCCAGCACAAAAACAGAATTGATCTGTGTGGTTTTTGTGATGAGTCCTGGCTGGACGGAAGTGAATGGAAGCTTCTGAAGTCGCTTGAACTTGCGCATCGCCTACCAAAAGTGTTTACCGACCAATGGCAGAGAAATGTGCGTGCAGAGAAAATGGAAGCGATGAAGATTGAGCGGCTAAGACGGGTTGTAGGCCAAAGTGACTCTGACAAAGCCGTTGAAATAAAAAGCTGGCTTAAAGACCATGACAATAAGGCTGCGATAATTCAGTTCATCGGATCGGATTGA
- a CDS encoding DUF2157 domain-containing protein → MEVTKKKLEDAAAENVISLQQADALYEFLIAQSQDVPRFTFTHVLYYLGGLIAIGAMTLFMNLGWEAFGGAGIFFISLLYAGVGLKFSNSFSGNGLTIPAGICATFVVCLTPLTIYGVQQWMGVWPDESAYRDYHRYIKWHWLYMEFGTLAIGALIAWKYKYPFLIMPIAVTLWYMTMDIAAMISGGDYTWELRKLVSLYSGLLLIGLAFWIDIRSHKKADYAFWVYIFGVIAFWGGLSSQHSDSELSKFIYLCINLIMIGVGVMLVRRVFVVFGALGCCGYLGYLASDVFRDSWLFPAALTAMGLGIVYLGVLWQKHEKAITQKSRLFLPVSLRELLEAKS, encoded by the coding sequence ATGGAAGTAACCAAGAAGAAATTAGAAGATGCGGCTGCTGAAAATGTAATTTCACTTCAGCAAGCAGATGCGCTCTACGAATTTTTGATTGCTCAATCTCAAGATGTTCCGCGATTTACTTTTACTCATGTGCTTTATTATCTTGGTGGGCTTATCGCTATAGGAGCCATGACACTCTTCATGAACCTTGGCTGGGAGGCTTTTGGAGGAGCTGGAATATTTTTTATATCTCTTCTTTATGCAGGGGTTGGTTTGAAGTTTAGTAATTCGTTTTCAGGGAATGGTTTGACTATTCCAGCGGGTATTTGTGCAACTTTTGTGGTCTGTTTAACGCCGTTGACAATCTATGGCGTGCAGCAATGGATGGGGGTCTGGCCTGATGAAAGTGCATATCGAGATTACCACAGATACATAAAGTGGCATTGGCTATACATGGAGTTTGGCACCTTGGCTATCGGGGCGTTGATAGCCTGGAAGTACAAGTATCCTTTTTTGATTATGCCTATCGCTGTAACACTTTGGTATATGACAATGGATATTGCGGCGATGATTTCCGGCGGAGACTATACCTGGGAACTAAGGAAATTAGTTTCGCTATATTCAGGGTTGTTGCTGATCGGTCTGGCTTTTTGGATTGATATTCGCTCGCATAAAAAAGCCGACTATGCTTTTTGGGTTTATATTTTTGGTGTGATTGCCTTCTGGGGCGGCTTATCCTCCCAGCACTCAGATAGCGAACTTTCAAAATTCATATACCTTTGTATTAATCTTATAATGATCGGTGTGGGTGTAATGTTGGTTCGCAGGGTATTCGTTGTATTTGGTGCTCTTGGATGTTGTGGTTATCTGGGCTATCTGGCTTCTGACGTTTTTAGGGATAGCTGGTTATTTCCAGCTGCTTTAACTGCTATGGGATTAGGCATTGTTTATCTCGGAGTGCTTTGGCAAAAGCATGAGAAAGCTATTACTCAAAAGTCACGGTTATTTCTTCCAGTATCACTGAGAGAACTCCTGGAGGCAAAGTCGTGA
- a CDS encoding ankyrin repeat domain-containing protein, with product MVMNEQEQAFFKNITSKLSEIRRHALKQAIDTYNYEEHESFIDALFAALTSLDPEEHWLLMQLDWKGLEELTWQANAMARTHGLAPEFALDGEEGVEEGLQAFNDWLSLKGFVFLQYSDGSDSFHGFISRKNQSKRIVESAASAGITLTVMPGRPKPGGDFFFTRVKPPAGNRDVITRDAMIRKVVDRARKKGYRPIMYIADAYCKSCPAFEQFLAHPMLNDALKNTGIFRLDYISWIHYLKQKGIFTEIAPTFVAFTKEGEISENMSHQGLLWEEDTARQMAIFFKEFLADERNDVPLRLSRDERCKTLVYAVMNQDLSAVRRLIEEDRCDCNIQSQGYTLLHYAADLEPSENNLKILTLLLDHCSLLDEQNNTYGYTALHRAISKHNQQAAIQLINRGANVQLPDTSGKTPLHKSVRSANRFTDELFELLVAKGADVNAQDAKGSTALHEVSSFGQRLAPFLLANGADPNLQDNEGDSPLHRAARVVKRDKAHAVIRHCLQYGGDLNLENAKGQSVRQLIIDKDGPEGLEKLLSGNA from the coding sequence ATGGTTATGAATGAACAAGAGCAAGCTTTTTTTAAAAACATTACAAGCAAGTTATCGGAAATCCGCCGTCACGCGCTTAAGCAGGCGATCGACACCTATAATTATGAAGAACACGAATCTTTCATAGATGCACTATTTGCCGCTTTGACTTCACTGGATCCCGAGGAGCACTGGCTGTTGATGCAGCTGGACTGGAAAGGCCTGGAGGAGCTGACCTGGCAGGCCAACGCCATGGCCCGCACGCACGGGCTGGCGCCGGAATTCGCCCTGGATGGTGAAGAGGGCGTTGAGGAGGGGTTACAGGCTTTTAACGACTGGTTGTCTTTAAAGGGGTTTGTCTTCCTGCAATATTCTGACGGCAGTGATTCTTTTCACGGCTTTATCTCTCGAAAAAATCAGTCTAAACGGATTGTGGAATCTGCTGCAAGCGCAGGCATTACGCTGACAGTCATGCCTGGCAGACCCAAGCCTGGTGGTGACTTCTTTTTTACTCGAGTGAAACCCCCGGCAGGAAATCGGGACGTCATTACCAGGGATGCCATGATCAGAAAGGTGGTAGATCGGGCAAGGAAAAAAGGCTATCGGCCGATTATGTATATCGCCGACGCCTACTGTAAGTCTTGCCCGGCATTTGAGCAGTTTTTAGCTCATCCCATGCTGAATGATGCATTGAAAAATACTGGCATCTTCAGGTTGGACTATATTAGCTGGATTCATTATTTAAAGCAGAAAGGCATTTTCACAGAGATTGCCCCCACTTTTGTCGCTTTCACAAAAGAAGGGGAGATATCTGAAAACATGTCACATCAAGGTCTGCTATGGGAAGAAGACACCGCCCGGCAGATGGCGATTTTTTTTAAAGAGTTTCTTGCGGATGAGCGCAATGATGTACCCCTGAGGCTATCCCGTGATGAACGCTGCAAAACCCTTGTATATGCAGTAATGAACCAGGACCTTTCCGCGGTTCGCCGCTTGATCGAGGAAGATCGGTGTGATTGCAATATTCAGAGCCAGGGGTACACCTTGCTTCATTATGCCGCTGATCTGGAACCATCAGAGAATAATTTAAAGATACTGACGTTGCTGCTGGATCATTGCAGCCTGCTGGATGAGCAGAATAATACCTATGGGTACACCGCTCTCCATCGTGCCATAAGCAAACACAATCAGCAGGCCGCTATTCAGTTGATTAATAGAGGGGCCAATGTGCAACTGCCAGACACGAGTGGAAAGACTCCGCTTCACAAGTCTGTTCGTTCTGCAAACCGATTTACTGACGAGTTATTTGAGCTATTAGTGGCAAAAGGAGCCGATGTGAACGCGCAGGATGCAAAGGGTTCCACCGCTTTGCATGAGGTATCTTCTTTCGGACAGCGGCTCGCACCCTTCCTGCTGGCCAATGGCGCGGATCCGAACTTGCAGGATAATGAGGGTGACAGCCCCTTACACCGGGCCGCCAGAGTTGTTAAACGTGATAAAGCACATGCAGTTATACGACACTGTCTTCAGTATGGCGGCGATCTGAACCTGGAAAATGCAAAAGGCCAGAGTGTACGTCAATTGATTATAGACAAGGACGGCCCCGAAGGGCTGGAGAAGTTGCTCTCCGGGAATGCATAA
- the tnpB gene encoding IS66 family insertion sequence element accessory protein TnpB (TnpB, as the term is used for proteins encoded by IS66 family insertion elements, is considered an accessory protein, since TnpC, encoded by a neighboring gene, is a DDE family transposase.) has protein sequence MIRIDEIWLATEPLDMRAGPDKALARVIQVFGSAKPHCAYLFANKRGNRMKVLIHDGLGIWLCARRLNRGKFHWGEAWRGDQLRLTEEQLSALVQGLPWQRIGAEGVISIL, from the coding sequence ATGATCCGCATCGACGAGATCTGGCTGGCCACCGAACCACTGGATATGCGGGCCGGCCCCGACAAGGCCCTGGCGCGGGTTATTCAGGTATTCGGTTCGGCCAAACCCCATTGCGCCTACCTGTTCGCCAACAAGCGAGGCAATCGGATGAAGGTGCTGATCCATGATGGGCTCGGCATCTGGTTGTGTGCCCGCCGGCTGAACCGGGGCAAGTTCCACTGGGGCGAAGCCTGGCGCGGTGACCAACTGCGCCTGACCGAAGAGCAGTTATCCGCCCTGGTTCAGGGTCTGCCCTGGCAGCGCATCGGCGCTGAAGGTGTCATCTCTATCCTGTAA
- the tnpA gene encoding IS66-like element accessory protein TnpA → MNDLSVTKPYQRRRRFSREFKARIVAQCLEPGASVSRIALDNGLNANMVRRWISEARRAPKSPATTPGFVPVNLGTATSVPALPAASDKRSIIRIEIPRVGGAVVVEWPAEQAHQCAALLRDLLG, encoded by the coding sequence ATGAACGACTTAAGCGTAACCAAGCCCTACCAGCGTCGTCGCCGGTTTTCCCGGGAATTCAAGGCCCGGATTGTTGCCCAATGCCTGGAACCCGGTGCCTCCGTTTCCCGGATCGCTCTGGATAACGGGCTTAACGCCAACATGGTTCGGCGCTGGATCAGTGAAGCGCGTCGAGCACCGAAATCACCAGCAACAACACCGGGATTTGTACCGGTCAATCTGGGCACAGCAACCTCTGTACCGGCGCTCCCGGCGGCCTCGGATAAGCGTAGCATCATTCGCATTGAGATTCCCCGAGTCGGCGGTGCCGTGGTGGTGGAGTGGCCTGCGGAGCAAGCTCATCAGTGTGCCGCGCTGCTGCGGGACCTGTTGGGATGA
- a CDS encoding aspartate/glutamate racemase family protein, whose product MHIGLIGGIGPAATEFYYRNLVKADQASDGDSRMELTICHAQASDLIRNIQAGNVDAQVRIFEVMANRLSAAGAEALAVTSIAGHFCISELKRVSPIPIIDALSGLESSLIRNGYTRVGVLGNKVVMETRLFDSF is encoded by the coding sequence ATGCACATTGGACTAATCGGTGGTATCGGACCAGCCGCAACCGAGTTCTATTATCGTAACTTAGTGAAAGCCGATCAGGCATCAGATGGTGATAGCCGTATGGAGCTGACGATTTGCCATGCCCAAGCGAGCGATTTGATACGCAACATTCAGGCTGGCAATGTTGATGCGCAGGTCAGAATTTTTGAAGTAATGGCTAATCGTTTGAGCGCGGCTGGTGCCGAAGCATTGGCAGTGACGTCAATAGCTGGACATTTTTGTATTTCCGAACTGAAGAGAGTGTCACCCATTCCCATCATCGATGCGTTGTCTGGACTCGAAAGCTCGTTAATTCGAAACGGCTACACAAGGGTGGGTGTTTTGGGTAACAAGGTGGTCATGGAGACGCGGCTGTTCGATAGTTTTTGA
- a CDS encoding CPBP family intramembrane glutamic endopeptidase, with protein MYERARALAVKVGVFGFPLVYLGWAYLFWSPIFASGESVWSFPKIILFLAGGASPLIAGVVLAGLTGGRRRLRDIGSRLVDIRRINVRWLTVILLFWLVFDLLMAGAALVFGITDRPLGIAWDAVSSPQALAFVLLLSFVFPAVEEIGLRGYWLDELQERFNPVVAGLINGATWAVWHAPFVWFPGYYANTSFNPELWWWLPSIVLQTLLIVWVYNGSNRSILAVLLFHGMMNFTGEFLGLAPEIFPFTLIGNILVAAAVVAGSHVMRPGRVSASNPGVNPTTPHEEDSGKERV; from the coding sequence GTGTATGAGAGGGCCAGAGCGCTGGCCGTCAAGGTCGGAGTGTTTGGCTTCCCGCTCGTATACCTCGGCTGGGCATACCTGTTCTGGTCACCCATCTTTGCATCAGGCGAGTCGGTGTGGTCCTTCCCCAAGATCATCCTGTTCCTTGCTGGGGGAGCAAGTCCGCTTATCGCAGGCGTGGTGCTGGCGGGTCTCACCGGCGGCAGGCGACGCCTCAGAGACATCGGTTCTCGACTCGTCGACATCCGCCGCATCAATGTGCGCTGGCTCACCGTCATCCTTCTGTTCTGGCTCGTCTTCGACTTGCTCATGGCGGGAGCAGCGCTCGTCTTTGGCATCACGGACCGCCCCCTGGGAATCGCTTGGGACGCGGTCTCGTCGCCTCAAGCCCTCGCGTTCGTGCTACTGCTCTCGTTCGTCTTTCCGGCCGTCGAGGAGATCGGGCTTCGCGGCTACTGGCTCGACGAGCTTCAGGAGCGGTTCAACCCGGTGGTTGCCGGCCTTATCAACGGGGCCACGTGGGCTGTCTGGCACGCGCCTTTCGTGTGGTTCCCGGGCTACTACGCGAACACCTCGTTCAACCCAGAGCTGTGGTGGTGGCTGCCTTCCATAGTCCTGCAAACTCTGCTAATCGTGTGGGTGTACAATGGCTCGAACCGTAGCATTTTGGCGGTGCTTCTGTTCCACGGCATGATGAACTTCACCGGCGAGTTCCTGGGCCTGGCACCGGAGATCTTCCCGTTCACGCTCATCGGCAACATCCTTGTAGCGGCTGCAGTTGTTGCTGGGTCACACGTCATGCGGCCGGGGCGCGTGTCGGCGTCTAATCCGGGCGTCAACCCGACTACGCCGCATGAGGAAGACTCAGGCAAGGAGCGGGTGTAG
- a CDS encoding DUF1801 domain-containing protein produces the protein MKPEIESKFASYPIEAYRQLENVRRLILTVAEENGLGAVEETLKWGEASYLVKGGSTIRMDWKPKDPDVIKVYFHCQTILIETFKEIYPDEFEYEGKRAIVVPLSASTGGGPLSHCLEMALLYHSLKHLPLLGA, from the coding sequence GTGAAGCCTGAAATAGAATCTAAATTTGCCTCCTACCCGATAGAGGCTTATAGACAGCTTGAAAACGTTCGCCGCCTAATTCTTACCGTCGCCGAAGAAAACGGTTTAGGTGCAGTTGAAGAAACTCTCAAGTGGGGTGAAGCCAGCTACCTTGTGAAAGGCGGTAGCACGATTCGAATGGACTGGAAGCCAAAAGATCCAGATGTCATTAAGGTATATTTTCATTGCCAGACTATCTTGATCGAGACCTTCAAGGAGATTTACCCAGATGAATTCGAGTATGAGGGGAAAAGAGCTATTGTTGTTCCCTTAAGTGCATCTACCGGTGGCGGGCCATTAAGCCACTGCCTGGAAATGGCGCTGCTGTATCATAGTTTAAAACACCTCCCCTTACTCGGAGCTTGA
- a CDS encoding BrnT family toxin yields the protein MEFEWDENKRIKTLRERKIDFVDMIDLWDDPRRQEAKDLRKAYGEARYQTIGKVKFNIFFVVYTERVYEDGVEVVRIISARRANKKERELYEKGLFSQRVIA from the coding sequence ATGGAATTTGAATGGGATGAAAACAAACGGATTAAGACGTTGAGGGAAAGAAAGATTGACTTCGTGGACATGATTGACCTTTGGGATGACCCCAGAAGGCAGGAGGCAAAGGATCTCAGAAAGGCTTATGGGGAAGCAAGGTATCAAACCATTGGTAAGGTCAAGTTCAACATTTTCTTCGTTGTTTATACGGAGAGGGTGTATGAAGATGGGGTTGAAGTTGTTCGAATAATATCTGCTCGCCGTGCAAACAAAAAAGAGAGGGAGCTTTACGAAAAAGGCTTGTTTTCACAGAGGGTAATAGCATGA
- a CDS encoding IS3 family transposase (programmed frameshift): MPKMITGKKTQQYSTEFKVKAVEWSHQAHRSVKSVAEALDIHPFMLSRWRKEYREGKFAMKRVKKAPADAKKKIQEQDEVARLKRRVSELQEENDILKKSTLSGRGTAEAFRFVWKHRREHSVKALCRHLKVSRSGYYAWASRRPSQRAAENAELLLKIRRIYDSSKGRYGSPRVYQALRREGEQVGENRVAHLMQEWGMKARVMRVYRRMAKRREELKALPNHRLSVEKPVAVNQQWSSDVTYIKLGRKHVFLAVVLDLFSRRIVSWRLDESLNAALAKGALREAFAVRQPGAGLLFHTDRGTEYRAHKTQLFLNQNRVRHSMNRPGQCTDNAEVESFFKTLKGELLHATSFVTMRQLRKHIKDYIDGFYNSLRLHSSLGYRTPIEFEGIN, from the exons ATGCCGAAGATGATCACGGGGAAGAAAACCCAACAGTACAGCACTGAGTTCAAAGTCAAAGCGGTGGAGTGGAGTCACCAGGCCCACCGCAGCGTCAAAAGCGTTGCCGAAGCACTGGATATTCACCCCTTCATGCTGTCACGCTGGCGCAAGGAATATCGTGAAGGAAAATTCGCCATGAAACGGGTCAAGAAAGCGCCTGCAGACGCCAAGAAGAAAATACAGGAGCAGGATGAGGTTGCCCGCCTGAAACGCCGCGTATCGGAGCTTCAGGAGGAGAATGACATTCTAAAAAAG TCAACGCTTTCAGGCAGAGGAACGGCAGAAGCGTTCCGGTTCGTCTGGAAGCACCGACGGGAACACAGCGTAAAAGCTTTGTGTCGGCACCTCAAGGTATCTCGCTCCGGTTACTACGCTTGGGCCAGCAGGCGGCCCAGTCAGAGAGCCGCGGAGAATGCGGAGCTGTTACTAAAGATCCGTCGCATCTACGACAGTAGCAAAGGTCGCTACGGCAGCCCCAGGGTCTATCAGGCACTGCGTCGGGAAGGCGAACAGGTTGGTGAGAATCGTGTGGCGCACCTGATGCAGGAATGGGGTATGAAAGCGCGTGTGATGCGAGTGTATCGTCGAATGGCTAAACGCCGTGAAGAACTCAAAGCCCTCCCTAATCATCGTTTGAGCGTTGAAAAGCCCGTTGCGGTGAATCAGCAATGGAGCAGCGACGTCACCTACATCAAGCTTGGCAGAAAGCACGTGTTCCTGGCTGTCGTTCTGGATCTGTTCTCGCGCCGGATCGTGAGCTGGCGCTTGGATGAAAGTTTGAATGCGGCACTTGCCAAAGGCGCGCTGCGGGAAGCATTTGCAGTGAGGCAACCGGGAGCCGGATTGCTGTTCCACACGGATCGAGGCACGGAATACCGAGCTCATAAAACTCAGCTATTTCTGAACCAGAACCGCGTGCGCCATAGCATGAACCGGCCGGGTCAGTGTACGGATAACGCAGAGGTGGAATCCTTCTTCAAAACCCTCAAGGGAGAATTGCTGCATGCGACGAGTTTTGTGACGATGCGGCAGTTACGGAAACATATAAAAGACTATATTGATGGCTTTTATAACAGCCTACGGCTGCACAGTAGCCTTGGTTACCGGACTCCGATAGAGTTCGAGGGAATTAACTGA